A region from the Aegilops tauschii subsp. strangulata cultivar AL8/78 chromosome 5, Aet v6.0, whole genome shotgun sequence genome encodes:
- the LOC109768956 gene encoding E3 ubiquitin-protein ligase UPL2 yields the protein MAAAAMAAHRASFPLRLQQILSGSRAVSPAIKVESEPPAKVKAFIDRVINIPLHDIAIPLSGFHWEFNKGNFHHWKPLFMHFDTYFKTYISSRKDLLLSDDMSESEPLTKNTILQILRVVQIVLENCQNKTTFAGLEHFKNLLASSDPEVVVAALETLASVVKINPSKLHMNGKLISCGAINSHLLSLAQGWGSKEEGLGLYSCVVANERNQLEGLCLFPADMENKYDGTQHRLGSTLHFEYNLAPVQDSDQANDKSSNLCVIHMPDLHLRKEDDLSILKQCIDKFNVPPEHRFALFTRIRYAHAFNSPRTCRLYSRISLLSFIVLVQSSDAHDELTSFFTNEPEYINELIRLVRSEDIVPGPIRALAMLALGAQLAAYASSHERARILSGSSIISAGGNRMVLLSVLQKAISSLSSPNDTSSPLIVDALLQFFLLHVLSSSSSGTTVRGSGMVPPLLPLLQDKDPSHMHLVCLAVKTLQKLMEYSSPAVSLFKDLGGVELLSQRLHVEVQRVIGVAEITSVLASDTSKSEDDHLYSQKRLIKALLKALGSATYSPANPARSQSSNDNSLPMSLSLIFQNVGKFGGDIYFSSVTVMSEIIHKDPTCFPALKELGLPDAFLSSVTAGVIPSCKALICVPNGLGAICLNNQGLESVRETSVLRFLVETFTSRKYLIPMNEGVVLLANAVEELLRHVQSLRSTGVDIIIEIINKLSCPRGDKITEAARAEEKTDMETDVEGRDLVSAMDSGTDGTNDEQFSHLSIFHVMVLVHRTMENSETCRLFVEKGGLQTLLTLLLRPTITQSSGGMPIALHSTMVFKGFTQQHSTPLARAFCSSLKEHLKNALQELDTVFRSCEVTKLEKGAIPSLFIVEFLLFLAASKDNRWMNALLSEFGDVSRDVLEDIGRVHREVLWQISLFDEKKIEPEASSPSANEAQQVDAAVGDTDDNRYTSFRQYLDPLLRRRGSGWNIESQVSDLINIYRDMGRAATDSHRVGADRYPSTGLPSSSQDQPSSSSDANAKSEEDKKRSEHSSCCDMMRSLSYHINHLFMELGKAMLLTSRRENSPINLSPSVVSVASNIASIVLEHLNFEGHTISPEREITVATKCRYLGKVVEFIDGILLDRPESCNPIMVNSFYCRGVIQAILTTFEATSELLFAMNRPPSSPMETDSKTGKEEKDTDCSWIYGPLSSYGAAMDHLVTSSFILSSSTRQLLEQPIFSGTVRFPQDAERFMKLLQSKVLKTVLPIWAHPQFPECNLELISSVTSIMRHVYSGVEVKNNVSNIAARLAGPPPDENAISLIIEMGFSRARAEEALRQVGTNSVEIATDWLFSHPEEPPEDDELARALAMSLGNSDTPVQEEDDRTNDLELEEVNVQLPPMDEVLSSCLRLLQAKETLAFPVRDMLVTISSQNDGQNRVKVLTYLIDHLKQCLVASDPLKNTALSAFFHVLALILHGDTAAREVASKAGLVKVVLNLLCSWELEPREGQTTKVPNWVTSCFLSVDRMLQLEPKLPDVTELDVLKKDNSPTQTSVVIDDSKKDSESSSSVGLLDLEDQEQLLRICCKCIQKQLPSGTMHAILQLCATLTKVHVAAISFLESGGLHALLSLPTSSLFSGFNSVVSTIIRHILEDPHTLQQAMELEIRHSLVTAANRHANPRVTPRNFVQNLAFVVYRDPVIFMKAAQAVCQIEMVGDRPYVVLLKDREKEKSKEKEKDKLVDKDKSSGVATKITSGDMVMASPVSAKGKQSDLSARNMKSHRKPPQTFVTVIEHLLDLVMSFVPPQRAEDQSDGSSSMDMDIDSSSAKGKGKAVAVTHEESKQAIQDATACLAKNAFVLKLLTDVLLTYASSVQVVLRHDAELSSTRGPTRTSGGIFNHILQHLLPHATKQKKERKPDGDWRYKLATRGNQFLVASSIRSSEGRKRICSEICSIFVEFTDNTGCKPPMLRMDAYVDLLNDILSARSPTGSSLSAESVVTFVEVGLVQCLTKTLQVLDLDHPDSAKIVTGIVKALEVVTKEHVHLADFNAKGENSSKTVLEQNNVDSSSNRFQVLDTTSQPTAMVTDHRETFNAVHASRSSDSVADEMDHDRDIDGGFARDGEDDFMHEIAEDRTGNESTMDIRFDIPRNREDDMAEDEDDSDEDMSGDDGEEVDEDDDDEENNNLEEDDAHQRSHADTDQDDREIDEEEFDEDLLEEEDDDDEDEEGVILRLEEGINGINVFDHIEVFGGSNNVSGDTLRVMPLDIFGTRRQGRSTSIYNLLGRASDQGVLDHPLLEEPSMLLPQQRQPENLVEMAFSDRNHENSSSRLDAIFRSLRSGRNGHRFNMWLDDGPQRNGSAAPTVPEGIEELLLSQLRRPMAEHPDEQSTPAVDAQVNDPPSNFHGPETDAREGSAEQNENNENVDIPAVRSEVDGSASAGPAPPHSDELRRDASNASEHVADMQYERSDTAVRDVEAVSQASSGSGATLGESLRSLDVEIGSVEGHDDGDRHGASDRTPLGDVQAATRSRRPSGNAVPVSSRDISLESVREIPPNTVQESDQNASEGDQEPNRATGTDSIDPTFLEALPEDLRAEVLSSRQNQVTQTSSEQPQHDADIDPEFLAALPPDIREEVLAQQRAQRLQQQSQELEGQPVEMDAVSIIATFPSEIREEVLLTSPDTLLATLTPALVAEANMLRERFAHRYHSGSLFGMNSRNRRGESSRRGDIIGSGLDRNTGDSSRQTASKLIETVGTPLVDKDALNALIRLLRVVQPIYKGQLQRLLLNLCAHRESRKSLVQILLDMLMLDLQGSSKKSIDATEPSFRLYGCHANITYSRPQSSDGVPPLVSRRVLETLTYLARNHPNVAKLLLFLQFPCPPTCHTETLDQRRGKAVLVEDGEQQSAFALVLLLTLLNQPLYMRSVAHLEQLLNLLEVVMLNAENEVNQAKLESSAERPSGPENATQDALEDASVAGSSGVKPNADDSGKSSANNISDLQAVLHSLPQAELRLLCSLLAHDGLSDNAYLLVAEVLKKIVALAPFICCHFINELSRSMQNLTVCAMNELHLYEDSEKAILSTSSANGMAVLRVVQALSSLVTSLQERKDPELLAEKDHSDALSQISDINTALDALWLELSNCISKIESSSEYTSNLSPTSANATRVSTGVAPPLPAGTQNILPYIESFFVTCEKLRPGQPDAVQEPSTSDMEDASTSSSGQKSSASHTSLDEKHTAFVKFSEKHRRLLNAFIRQNSGLLEKSFSLMLKVPRLIDFDNKRAYFRSKIKHQHDHHHSPVRISVRRAYILEDSYNQLRMRSPQDLKGRLTVHFQGEEGIDAGGLTREWYQLLSRVIFDKGALLFTTVGNDLTFQPNPNSVYQTEHLSYFKFVGRVVGKALFDAQLLDVHFTRSFYKHILGAKVTYHDIEAIDPAYYRNLKWMLENDISDVLDLTFSMDADEEKLILYEKAEVTDCELIPGGRNIRVTEENKHEYVDRVAEHRLTTAIRPQINAFMEGFNELIPRELISIFNDKEFELLISGLPDIDLDDLKANTEYSGYSIASPVIQWFWEIVQGFSKEDKARFLQFVTGTSKVPLEGFSALQGISGPQRFQIHKAYGSTNHLPSAHTCFNQLDLPEYTSKDQLQERLLLAIHEANEGFGFG from the exons ATGGCAGCGGCGGCGATGGCAGCGCACAGGGCCAGCTTCCCGCTGCGGCTGCAGCAGATCCTGTCTGGCAGCCGCGCCGTGTCGCCGGCGATCAAAGTCGAGTCCGAGCCG CCAGCAAAAGTTAAAGCATTTATTGATCGTGTAATCAATATTCCACTACATGACATTGCCATACCACTATCAGGCTTCCATTGGGAGTTCAATAAG GGAAATTTTCACCATTGGAAGCCTCTGTTTATGCATTTTGATACGTATTTCAAGACATACATCTCTTCTAGAAAGGATCTTCTCTTGTCTGATGATATGTCTGAGAGTGAACCGTTGACAAAAAATACCATCTTACAAATTTTGAGAGTTGTGCAAATTGTGTTGGAAAATTGCCAGAACAAAACAACTTTTGCTGGCCTTGAG CATTTTAAGAATCTGTTGGCATCATCAGATCCTGAGGTAGTTGTTGCGGCTTTGGAAACTCTTGCTTCAGTGGTGAAAATAAATCCTTCAAAACTACATATGAATGGGAAACTGATCAGCTGTGGAGCTATAAATAGCCATCTTCTATCATTGGCCCAAGGATGGGGTAGCAAGGAGGAAGGTCTCGGCTTGTATTCCTGTGTTGTGGCAAATGAGCGAAATCAGCTGGAGGGTTTGTGCTTATTCCCAGCAGACATGGAGAACAAATATGATGGCACACAGCATCGTCTTGGGTCCACTCTTCATTTTGAGTATAATTTGGCACCTGTCCAAGATTCTGACCAAGCCAATGACAAGTCATCTAATCTCTGCGTGATACATATGCCAGACCTGCACCTTCGGAAGGAGGATGACTTGAGCATATTGAAGCAATGTATCGACAAGTTTAATGTGCCTCCAGAGCACCGGTTTGCCTTGTTTACAAGGATAAGATATGCACATGCTTTTAATTCTCCGAGGACATGCAGGCTATATAGCCGCATAAGTCTCCTTTCTTTCATTGTTCTCGTGCAATCCAGTGATGCCCATGATGAACTGACATCGTTCTTCACAAATGAGCCGGAGTACATAAATGAGTTAATCCGGCTTGTTCGGTCAGAAGATATTGTTCCTGGGCCCATTCGTGCATTGGCTATGCTTGCACTGGGAGCACAGTTAGCAGCATATGCATCATCTCATGAGCGAGCTAGGATACTGAGCGGTTCAAGTATCATCTCTGCTGGTGGAAACCGCATGGTCTTgctcagtgttttgcagaaagcAATATCGTCCCTCAGTAGCCCTAATGATACTTCATCTCCTTTAATTGTTGATGCCCTTCTACAGTTCTTTTTGCTTCATGTGCTGTCATCTTCGAGTTCTGGGACCACCGTTAGGGGTTCAGGGATGGTTCCACCTCTCCTGCCTCTCCTGCAAGATAAGGATCCTTCCCACATGCATCTTGTCTGTTTGGCAGTAAAGACCCTTCAGAAGCTGATGGAGTACAGCAGCCCTGCTGTTTCCCTGTTTAAAGATTTGGGTGGTGTGGAACTTTTGTCTCAGAGGTTACATGTGGAGGTGCAGCGTGTTATTGGTGTTGCTGAAATTACTTCAGTGCTTGCTAGTGATACATCGAAATCAGAAGATGACCATCTGTACTCACAGAAGCGACTGATTAAGGCTTTGCTCAAGGCATTAGGTTCCGCTACATATTCTCCTGCGAATCCTGCTCGCTCTCAAAGTTCCAATGATAACTCTTTGCCCATGTCACTTTCCCTTATATTCCAGAATGTTGGAAAGTTTGGTGGTGATATATACTTCTCTTCAGTTACTGTTATGAGTGAGATAATACATAAGGATCCTACATGCTTTCCTGCTTTGAAGGAACTTGGTCTTCCTGATGCTTTCCTGTCATCAGTGACTGCTGGGGTGATACCATCTTGTAAAGCTCTTATATGTGTACCCAATGGCCTGGGTGCAATCTGCCTTAATAACCAAGGACTTGAGTCTGTCAGGGAAACTTCAGTGCTGCGTTTTCTTGTAGAGACGTTCACTAGTAGGAAATATCTGATACCAATGAATGAAGGTGTTGTTCTTTTAGCAAATGCAGTGGAAGAGCTTCTTCGTCATGTGCAGTCCCTTAGAAGTACTGGTGTTGACATCATCATTGAAATAATCAACAAACTTTCTTGTCCTCGTGGTGATAAAATCACTGAAGCAGCCAGAGCTGAAGAAAAAACAGATATGGAAACAGATGTTGAAGGGCGTGATTTAGTAAGTGCCATGGATTCTGGCACAGATGGAACTAATGATGAGCAGTTTTCTCATTTGAGCATTTTCCATGTTATGGTATTGGTGCACAGGACAATGGAAAATTCAGAAACTTGCAGGCTGTTTGTAGAAAAGGGAGGTCTACAGACTCTGTTGACACTCCTGCTGCGACCTACCATCACCCAATCTTCTGGTGGGATGCCTATTGCTTTGCACAGCACTATGGTATTTAAGGGCTTTACTCAACAGCATTCTACTCCACTTGCGCGTGCATTCTGCTCCTCTTTAAAGGAGCACTTGAAGAATGCCCTACAGGAACTTGATACAGTTTTTAGGTCATGTGAAGTGACTAAGCTGGAAAAAGGAGCCATTCCATCACTTTTTATTGTTGAATTTCTGCTCTTCCTAGCGGCATCAAAAGACAACCGCTGGATGAACGCTCTACTCTCAGAATTTGGAGATGTCAGCAGGGATGTCCTGGAAGATATTGGAAGAGTTCACCGGGAAGTGCTTTGGCAAATTTCACTTTTTGATGAGAAGAAAATAGAGCCTGAAGCTAGTTCTCCTTCAGCAAATGAGGCCCAGCAAGTTGATGCTGCTGTGGGCGACACTGATGATAACAGATACACCTCCTTTAGGCAATATCTTGATCCTCTTTTAAGGCGACGGGGCTCTGGGTGGAACATTGAGTCTCAGGTGTCTGACCTTATCAATATCTATCGTGATATGGGCCGTGCAGCTACTGACTCTCACAGAGTTGGTGCTGATAGATACCCTAGTACAGGGTTGCCCTCAAGTTCCCAGGATCAGCCATCCAGTTCATCTGATGCAAATGCGAAGTCAGAAGAGGACAAGAAAAGGTCTGAGCATTCGTCCTGCTGTGACATGATGAGGTCACTTTCTTACCATATTAACCATCTGTTTATGGAGCTTGGGAAAGCAATGCTGCTTACATCTCGCCGTGAGAACAGTCCTATAAATCTATCTCCATCTGTTGTGTCTGTTGCTAGTAATATTGCTTCTATCGTGTTGGAGCACCTCAATTTTGAGGGGCATACAATCAGTCCAGAGAGGGAGATAACTGTTGCTACAAAGTGCCGATACCTTGGAAAGGTTGTTGAGTTTATTGATGGGATATTGTTGGACAGACCAGAATCATGTAATCCAATCATGGTGAATTCTTTTTATTGCCGTGGTGTAATTCAGGCTATCTTAACCACATTTGAAGCTACCAGCGAGTTGCTTTTCGCAATGAACAGGCCACCCTCGTCACCTATGGAGACTGATAGTAAAACTGGGAAGGAAGAGAAGGATACTGATTGTTCATGGATTTATGGCCCCCTTTCCAGCTATGGTGCAGCTATGGACCATCTTGTAACATCATCATTTATTCTTTCTTCATCGACAAGACAACTACTTGAGCAACCTATTTTTAGTGGAACTGTCAGGTTTCCGCAAGATGCAGAGAGATTCATGAAGTTGCTTCAATCTAAAGTCTTAAAGACTGTTCTTCCCATATGGGCCCATCCACAGTTTCCAGAATGCAATCTTGAGCTAATCAGTTCAGTCACATCGATCATGAGGCATGTTTACTCTGGGGTAGAAGTAAAAAACAATGTTAGCAACATTGCTGCTCGTTTGGCTGGTCCACCCCCTGACGAGAATGCAATTTCCCTGATTATAGAGATGGGCTTTTCTCGTGCCAGAGCTGAAGAAGCATTAAGACAGGTTGGAACAAATAGTGTTGAGATTGCGACTGATTGGTTGTTCTCACACCCGGAGGAACCACCAGAGGATGATGAACTTGCTCGAGCTCTTGCTATGTCTCTAGGGAATTCTGATACACCTGTTCAAGAGGAAGATGACAGAACTAATGATCTTGAGCTCGAGGAAGTAAATGTTCAGCTCCCTCCCATGGATGAAGTATTATCTTCATGTCTTAGGCTGCTACAGGCAAAGGAAACATTAGCTTTTCCTGTCCGGGATATGCTTGTGACTATCAGCTCACAGAATGACGGCCAAAACCGTGTGAAGGTGCTTACATATTTGATTGATCATCTGAAGCAATGTCTTGTGGCATCTGATCCTTTAAAGAACACTGCACTATCTGCTTTTTTCCATGTTCTTGCTTTGATTCTCCATGGAGATACCGCTGCTCGTGAAGTTGCCTCAAAGGCTGGTCTTGTCAAGGTTGTTTTGAATCTGCTGTGCAGCTGGGAGTTGGAGCCAAGGGAAGGTCAAACAACCAAGGTTCCCAATTGGGTTACTTCCTGTTTCCTTTCTGTTGATAGAATGCTCCAGTTGGAACCCAAGTTGCCAGATGTTACTGAGCTTGATGTTCTCAAAAAGGATAATTCACCTACACAAACATCTGTTGTGATTGATGACAGCAAGAAGGATTCAGAATCTTCCTCAAGTGTAGGGTTATTGGACTTGGAGGACCAGGAGCAACTTTTGAGGATATGCTGTAAATGCATTCAGAAGCAGTTGCCTTCCGGTACAATGCATGCTATTCTTCAGTTGTGTGCTACACTGACGAAAGTCCATGTGGCTGCTATCAGTTTTCTTGAGTCTGGTGGCCTACATGCGTTGCTAAGTTTGCCGACAAGTAGCTTGTTTTCTGGATTCAACAGTGTGGTTTCTACAATTATCCGTCATATTTTGGAGGATCCCCATACtcttcagcaagctatggaattAGAGATACGCCATAGTCTTGTCACGGCTGCTAATCGGCATGCAAATCCTAGGGTTACACCACGTAATTTTGTTCAGAATTTGGCGTTTGTTGTATACAGGGACCCAGTGATATTTATGAAAGCTGCCCAAGCTGTGTGCCAGATTGAGATGGTTGGAGATAGACCGTATGTTGTTCTATTGAAGGACCGTGAGAAGGAAAAGAGCAAGGAAAAAGAGAAGGATAAGCTGGTTGATAAGGATAAATCATCAGGTGTTGCCACAAAGATAACATCAGGGGACATGGTTATGGCATCTCCTGTAAGTGCCAAAGGGAAACAATCTGATTTGAGTGCAAGGAATATGAAATCTCATCGCAAGCCACCACAAACCTTTGTCACTGTTATTGAGCATCTATTAGATCTAGTAATGTCCTTTGTCCCACCACAAAGAGCTGAGGACCAATCTGATGGTTCGTCATCCATGGACATGGATATTGACTCTAGTTCAGCAAAAGGTAAAGGGAAGGCCGTTGCTGTCACACATGAAGAGTCCAAGCAAGCAATCCAAGATGCTACTGCATGTCTGGCTAAAAACGCATTTGTCCTAAAGCTGCTCACAGATGTACTATTAACTTATGCTTCTTCCGTTCAAGTTGTTCTTCGCCATGATGCTGAGTTGAGCAGCACGCGAGGTCCTACTCGGACCAGTGGTGGAATATTTAATCATATATTGCAGCATTTGCTTCCACATGCtacaaaacaaaagaaagaaagaaagccTGATGGTGATTGGAGGTACAAATTGGCTACAAGGGGTAATCAGTTTTTAGTGGCTTCATCTATTCGTTCTTCAGAAGGACGAAAAAGGATCTGTTCTGAAATCTGCAGTATATTTGTTGAGTTCACAGACAATACTGGTTGCAAACCTCCAATGTTGAGGATGGATGCTTATGTTGATTTGCTCAATGATATTCTGTCAGCTCGCTCACCAACGGGCTCGTCACTTTCAGCAGAATCTGTAGTTACATTTGTTGAGGTTGGCCTTGTCCAGTGTTTAACGAAAACCCTTCAGGTTCTTGATTTGGATCATCCTGATTCAGCAAAGATTGTAACTGGTATTGTCAAGGCTCTTGAAGTGGTTACTAAGGAGCACGTTCATTTAGCTGATTTTAATGCTAAAGGGGAGAACTCATCAAAGACTGTTTTGGAGCAGAACAATGTAGATTCATCATCAAATAGGTTCCAGGTTCTTGACACAACTTCTCAACCAACTGCAATGGTAACTGATCACAGGGAAACTTTCAATGCTGTTCATGCTTCAAGAAGTTCAGATTCAGTGGCAGATGAGATGGATCATGACCGTGATATAGATGGAGGTTTTGCCCGTGATGGTGAAGATGATTTTATGCATGAGATTGCTGAAGACAGAACAGGAAATGAGTCCACAATGGATATTCGGTTTGATATCCCACGTAATAGAGAGGATGATATggctgaagatgaagatgacagTGATGAAGATATGTCAGGAGATGATGGTGAGgaggttgatgaagatgatgatgatgaggaaaATAACAACCTGGAGGAAGACGATGCCCATCAGAGATCTCATGCTGACACGGATCAGGATGACCGTGAGATTGATGAAGAAGAATTTGATGAAGATCttctagaagaagaagatgatgatgatgaggacgagGAGGGAGTAATCCTTCGCCTAGAGGAGGGGATCAATGGAATTAATGTGTTTGACCATATTGAGGTTTTTGGGGGGAGCAACAATGTTTCTGGGGATACACTGCGTGTAATGCCATTGGACATTTTTGGCACAAGACGGCAAGGCCGTAGTACATCTATATACAATCTTCTTGGGAGAGCAAGTGACCAAGGTGTACTTGACCACCCACTCTTGGAGGAACCTTCGATGTTACTTCCACAACAGAGGCAACCAG AAAATTTAGTTGAGATGGCTTTCTCTGATCGGAATCATGAAAATAGTTCTTCCCGTTTGGACGCTATATTCAGAAGCTTGCGAAGTGGACGGAATGGACACCGATTTAATATGTGGCTGGATGATGGCCCCCAACGCAATGGATCTGCTGCCCCTACAGTACCTGAAGGCATTGAAGAACTTCTGCTCTCTCAGTTGAGAAGGCCTATGGCTGAACATCCTGATGAGCAGAGCACACCTGCTGTTGATGCTCAAGTAAACGATCCTCCCAGTAATTTTCATGGGCCAGAAACTGATGCAAGGGAAGGGTCAGCAGAACAAAATGAAAATAATGAAAACGTTGATATTCCTGCAGTAAGGTCTGAGGTGGATGGCTCTGCAAGTGCTGGTCCTGCACCTCCTCACAGTGATGAACTTCGAAGAGATGCATCCAATGCAAGTGAGCATGTCGCAGATATGCAATATGAACGTAGTGACACGGCTGTCCGTGATGTGGAAGCAGTAAGCCAAGCAAGCAGTGGTAGTGGTGCTACTCTAGGGGAAAGCCTCAGAAGTTTAGATGTTGAAATTGGAAGTGTTGAAGGACATGATGATGGTGACCGGCATGGGGCTTCAGACAGGACACCTCTGGGTGATGTACAGGCAGCTACTCGATCGCGGAGGCCTTCTGGAAATGCAGTACCAGTCAGCAGCAGGGACATATCATTGGAGAGTGTTAGGGAGATCCCCCCAAACACAGTCCAGGAATCTGATCAGAATGCCAGTGAGGGGGATCAGGAGCCTAACAGGGCTACTGGGACTGACTCAATAGATCCTACATTTTTGGAGGCTCTTCCAGAGGATTTGCGGGCTGAAGTTCTTTCTTCAcgtcaaaatcaagtgactcagACTTCCAGTGAGCAGCCTCAGCACGATGCGGACATTGATCCTGAATTCCTTGCTGCACTGCCACCTGATATACGTGAAGAGGTTCTAGCTCAACAACGTGCCCAACGGTTGCAACAACAGTCTCAAGAGCTTGAAGGACAACCAGTTGAAATGGATGCTGTATCAATTATTGCAACCTTCCCTTCGGAAATACGGGAGGAG GTGCTTTTGACGTCTCCCGATACTCTACTTGCTACATTGACACCTGCACTAGTTGCTGAAGCCAACATGTTGCGTGAGAGATTTGCTCATCGATATCACAGCGGTTCACTATTTGGCATGAACTCCAGGAACAGGAGGGGAGAGTCCTCTCGTCGTGGTGATATCATTGGTTCAGGCCTTGATAGAAATACTGGTGATTCGTCCCGTCAAACGGCCAGCAAGTTAATTGAAACTGTAGGGACTCCTCTTGTTGACAAGGATGCTCTCAATGCTCTTATACGATTACTTCGAGTTGTCCAG CCTATATACAAGGGCCAGCTGCAGAGGCTTCTCTTGAACCTTTGTGCTCACCGGGAAAGCAGAAAGTCGCTGGTTCAAATTCTGTTGGACATGCTTATGCTTGATCTGCAGGGCTCTTCTAAGAAATCAATTGATGCAACAGAGCCGTCATTTAGGCTATATGGGTGCCATGCAAATATCACATATTCACGCCCTCAATCCTCAGATG GTGTGCCACCACTGGTTTCCCGCCGTGTGCTGGAAACTCTGACATACCTGGCAAGAAATCATCCAAATGTGGCTAAGCTCTTACTCTTTCTTCAGTTCCCCTGCCCGCCCACCTGCCATACTGAAACACTTGACCAGAGGCGTGGAAAGGCTGTCCTTGTGGAAGACGGGGAACAACAGAGTGCTTTTGCACTCGTTCTACTTTTGACTCTATTAAATCAGCCTCTTTATATGAGAAGTGTAGCTCATCTTGAACAG TTACTCAATCTTCTGGAAGTTGTCATGCTTAATGCCGAGAATGAAGTAAATCAAGCTAAGTTGGAAAGTTCAGCTGAGAGACCGTCTGGACCTGAGAATGCAACACAAGATGCCCTAGAGGATGCCAGTGTTGCTGGATCATCTGGAGTGAAGCCCAATGCcgatgatagtggtaaatcatcCGCAAATAATATAAGTGACCTGCAAGCTGTTTTGCATAGCCTTCCGCAAGCCGAGCTTCGGTTGCTATGTTCATTGCTTGCGCATGATGG GTTATCAGACAATGCATATCTCCTTGTAGCAGAAGTTCTGAAAAAGATTGTAGCTTTGGCTCCTTTCATCTGTTGCCATTTCATAAATGAGCTTTCACGTTCGATGCAAAATTTGACTGTTTGTGCCATGAATGAGCTTCACTTGTATGAAGATTCTGAAAAGGCAATTCTGAGCACATCATCAGCCAACGGCATGGCAGTTCTAAGAGTTGTGCAGGCCTTGAGTTCTCTTGTCACATCTCTGCAAGAGAGAAAAGATCCAGAGCTTCTTGCAGAGAAGGACCATTCAGATGCGCTGTCCCAGATTTCTGATATTAACACAGCATTGGATGCGTTGTGGTTGGAGCTAAGCAACTGCATAAGCAAAATAGAGAGCTCTTCAGAATATACATCAAATTTGAGTCCAACTTCTGCAAATGCAACTAGAGTATCAACTGGTGTAGCACCTCCcttgccagctggaacccagaaTATATTACCGTACATAGAATCCTTTTTTGTGACATGCGAGAAGTTACGTCCAGGACAACCTGATGCTGTTCAAGAGCCTTCAACATCTGATATGGAGGATGCTTCAACATCTAGTAGTGGGCAAAAATCATCTGCAAGCCATACCAGTCTTGATGAGAAGCACACTGCTTTTGTTAAATTCTCGGAGAAACACAGAAGATTGTTAAATGCTTTTATCCGACAAAACTCTGGGTTGCTAGAAAAATCATTCTCTCTGATGTTGAAGGTCCCCCGCTTGATTGATTTTGACAACAAACGTGCATATTTCCGGTCTAAAATTAAGCATCAGCATGACCATCATCACAGTCCTGTTAGAATTTCTGTCCGACGGGCGTACATTTTGGAAGACTCCTATAATCAGCTTAGGATGCGCTCACCCCAGGACTTGAAGGGTAGACTCACTGTTCATTTCCAAGGAGAAGAAGGCATTGATGCCGGTGGACTCACAAGAGAGTGGTATCAGTTACTATCACGAGTGATTTTTGACAAGGGAGCCCTTCTATTCACGACTGTTGGAAATGACTTGACATTTCAACCAAACCCTAACTCTGTGTATCAGACTGAACACCTCTCATATTTCAAATTTGTTGGACGAGTG GTTGGAAAAGCGCTCTTTGATGCCCAACTTTTGGATGTCCATTTCACTAGATCTTTCTACAAGCACATACTTGGTGCCAAGGTTACTTACCATGATATTGAAGCCATTGATCCTGCTTACTACAGAAACCTTAAGTGGATGCTTGAG AACGACATAAGTGATGTCCTGGACCTCACATTTAGCATGGATGCAGATGAAGAGAAGCTGATATTATATGAGAAAGCTGAG GTAACTGATTGTGAGTTGATTCCTGGAGGGCGTAACATTAGGGTCACTGAGGAGAACAAGCATGAATATGTGGATAGGGTAGCAGAGCATCGTTTAACCACTGCAATTAGGCCTCAGATTAATGCTTTCATGGAAGGATTTAATGAACTCATTCCTCGCGAGCTAATATCCATTTTTAACGACAAAGAGTTTGAACTGCTAATCAGTGGACTCCCTGATATTGACT TGGACGACCTAAAGGCAAATACCGAGTATTCTGGCTACAGCATAGCTTCTCCAGTTATTCAATGGTTCTGGGAAATTGTACAAGGTTTCAGCAAGGAGGACAAAGCTCGATTTCTCCAGTTCGTTACTGGCACTTCAAAG GTACCTTTGGAGGGTTTCAGTGCGCTCCAAGGAATATCTGGGCCACAAAGGTTCCAGATACACAAGGCATACGGCAGCACCAACCATCTGCCCTCAGCTCATACTTG CTTTAACCAACTGGACTTGCCTGAATACACATCCAAAGACCAGCTGCAGGAGAGGTTGCTATTGGCTATTCATGAGGCAAATGAAGGGTTTGGATTTGGTTAA